TGGAAAACGATTTTTACAATCAATCCCAACTGTCCCGCTCTATGAAGGTCCTCTAGAAGAATTGTTAGAACAATTAAAGGAATGGCCAAATGAATAAAATTGGAATAAAAATACGCCTGAAGTACATTTAAACTTCAGGCGTAAAAAATGTGGGTAGGAGGAATTTTATTTTTCTTACTTCTTGTATACAAAATGTATTGGTTTTCGACTTGAAACCTTTTTTTGCTGTACATGTCCTGCTATAATAGATGGGTGATGAAGCAGGGGTTGTAAAGAATGTACTCTTATTGTAACCGCATTGCGTTCTTCTATAATTAGAAATTTTTGTGTAACGGAGGAGTTTTTTCATGGATAAGAAAATCGAAGTCCTATCAACGACGCGTATTAAATATTCGTCTGACTTGTATAAAATCGTTGATAGTTTGAATCGTACGTTAAAAGAGCAGGACCTCATGTTCGGATTAGCATTAGACGAAAAAGATAAAGAAACAGCTGTATTTACGATTTACAGAACGTAGTGATACAATGAAAAAGTGGATCTTTGCAATCGTTATCGTAATCGTTGCTAGCGGAATATATGGGGCGTATGTTTATAATAAAGCAATGGAAAAGAAAATCCCTAAAGAGGCAAAATCTGTAGAAATTGCAAAAGAAAAGGCAAAGCTTACAAAGGTAAAATCTGTGGATTATTATAACGGGAATTCTTCATATACAGTCGTACAAGGTGTAGACGAAAAAGGAGAACAAATTATTGTTTGGGTGCCTGATAAAAAAGGAAATGTCCTTGTGAAGAAAAAGAGCGAAGGTATTTCTGAAAAAGAAGCTTTGCAAAAATTGGCTGAACAAGCTACAGGAGAAGGTGCTGAGCCGAAGCCGAAACCAAAAGAAATTATAAAAGTAAAATTAGGTGCTCAAAACGATATTCCATTGTGGGAAATTACATATATTGATCAGGAAGATCGTTATACGTATTACTATTTAGAGTTTCAAAATGGGGTTTATGCTGGACACTACAGCATTGAAAAATAGATGTAGGGGGAACTACAAATGAAATTAGCAAAGCGAGTAGCTGCTTTAACACCATCTGCAACTTTAGAAATTACAGCAAAGGCACAAGCATTAAAAGCAGAAGGTCATGATGTAATTGGATTAGGAGCAGGAGAACCTGACTTTAATACGCCAGAACATATTATGGATGCTGCGCATAAAGCGATGTTAGAAGGACATACGAAGTATACACCAACAGGTGGATTACAAGCATTAAAACAAGAAATTGTGAAGAAGTTTACTCGTGATCAAGGAATTGCGTATGATCCATCTGAAATTATTGTATGTAATGGTGCCAAGCATGCATTATATACATTATTCCAAGTGTTACTTGATGAAGGAGATGAAGTTATCATCCCAACTCCTTATTGGGTAAGTTATCCTGAGCAAGTAAAGCTTGCTGGTGGTAAGCCAGTTTATGTGGAAGGTCTAGAAGGCAATGAGTACAAAATTACAGCAAAGCAGCTGCGTGAGGCAATTACAGAGAAAACGAAAGCAGTTATTATTAATTCACCGAGCAATCCAACAGGGATGATTTACAGCAAAGAAGAATTACAACAGCTTGGAGAAGTATGTTTAGAGCATGATATCTTAATCGTTTCAGATGAGATTTATGAAAAATTAATTTATGGTGACGCGGAATACACTTCAATTGCCCAGCTTTCTAATGCATTAAAAGAACAAACACTTATTATTAATGGCGTATCTAAATCACATTCTATGACAGGTTGGCGTATTGGATATGCAGCAGGAAATAAGCAGCTTATTAAAGCGATGACGAACTTAGCGAGTCATAGTACGTCAAACCCTACTTCAATTGCTCAATACGGTGCAATTGCTGCGTATGCAGGCTCACAAGAACCTGTAGAAACAATGCGTCAAGCGTTTGAAGAAAGATTGAACATTATTTATGATAAATTAATTCAAATTCCTGGTTTTACTTGCATTAAGCCACAAGGTGCTTTTTACTTATTCCCAAATGTAAAAGAAGCCGTAGCATTAGCTGGGTATGATACAGTTGATGAATGGGCAAAAGCATTATTAGAAGAAGAAAAGGTGGCTCTTGTTCCAGGTACAGGATTTGGTGCACCAAATAACGTTCGATTATCGTATGCGACATCTCTTGAGCAAGTTGAGAAAGCATTAGAACGAATTCATACGTTCATGAAAAGTAAAGTACAGGCTTAATCGTCTGTTTCTTGTAGTAAATGGAAAAAAGCCTCCCTATATATAGGGAGGTTTTTTTGACGAATTGTGGCAAAAAGAAATGGCTAAAGGTGTGTTATACTAGAAAGCGAGGTGTTTGGTGATGAAAAAGAAAATGATGTTACAATGGTTTGAGCAGGGAAGCATAGCGATTCCTAAATTGCTTATGATGCATTATAAAAAGCTAGGTTTAAATGAGACGGAATTTATGGTAGTACTTCATGTACACACATTTTTAGAATCAGGTAATTCGTTCCCGACTCCTTCAGAGATTTCAGAACGGATGACGATAACAGAAATGAAATGCATGGAAGTGATTCAGACTTTAATCCAAAAAGGTTTTTTAGCACTAGAAGGTGGACAAAGATCTGAAGCGATGATGTGTGAAAGTTATTCTTTACAACCACTGTGGGAAAAAATATTGCACTTTTTAATGAATGAATCTATAGAGGAAGAGCAAAAAGAACAAAAACAAATTCAAGTAAATTTATATACAGTATTTGAAAAAGAATTCGGAAGACCACTTTCGCCATTTGAATGTGAAACATTAGGGATGTGGGAAGATCAAGATCAACACCATCCAAATTTAATTCAAGCGGCTCTTCGTGAAGCTGTTATGAGTGGTAAACTTAATTTCCGGTATATTGATCGTATTTTGTTTGAGTGGAAAAAGAACGGAATTAAAACGGTAGATCAAGCGCAAAATCAAGGCCAGAAATTTAGAGCGAATCAACAACGCACACAACAAACGACAAAACAAGAGACGAAATTTACTGGGAAAGTGCCTTTTTATAATTGGTTGGAGCAGTAGTGTAGGAGGAAAGATATGTTGAACAAAACGCAAATTCGTTATTGTTTAGATACAATGGCGGATATGTATCCGGAAGCGCATTGTGAATTAATTCATGATAATCCATTTGAACTTGTAATCGCAGTGGCATTATCTGCACAATGCACAGATGCACTTGTGAATAAAGTGACGAAAAACTTATTTCAAAAATATAAAACACCAGAAGATTATTTAAGTGTGTCTTTAGAAGAGTTACAACAAGATATACGTTCCATTGGATTATTTAGAAATAAGGCGAAAAATATTCAAAAATTGTGCCGGATGTTACTAGATGATTATAACGGGAAAGTTCCAGAAGACCGTGACGAGCTGACGAAATTACCTGGAGTAGGGAGAAAGACAGCGAATGTAGTTGTTTCGGTAGCATTTGGAATTCCAGCAATTGCTGTTGATACGCATGTAGAGAGAGTAAGTAAACGGTTAGCAATTTGTAGATGGAAAGATTCTGTGTTAGAAGTGGAAAAGACATTGATGAAGAAAATTCCAATGGATGAGTGGGGAGTTACACACCATCGTATGATTTTCTTTGGGCGTTATTACTGTAAGGCGCAGCGAACACAATGTGAAGAGTGCCGATTACTAGAAATATGTCGTGAAGGAAAGAAACGAATGAAGGGGAAATAAAGGATGGAGCGAGTTATAGAAATACCGAAAGAGTTTCGGTACGTACCATTTTTTAAAAAGAGTGCAAATTCGATTACGTATAATACAGACCAGTCTTTTGAAGAAATAATACAAAATACTTACTTTATATTTGATATTGAAAGACAATATGAGCCGTGGAATGAAATTGAAACAAGTATTCCAGCGGTGTTAAATGTATGGAAAAGCAGGCATGAAGAAATTGCTACACTATTTCGAAACCGAAAAAAACAAGAAGCTGAGGGTCCGATGATTCTTTTTGCAGCACACTTGCTATCGGTTGTATATTGGCTAAATGAGAAGCCTGTTCATAGTTTGAATGAGATGCAAGTAAATACGAATGAATTGGAAGCACAACCTGTTAATTTTATAGAACGATACTCATTTATTATAAAGAAACCGAGTAATTATCATTCGTATATTCAATTAGCACAGTTGTATATTGAAATAGAAAAGCTACATGTTAAGAAAATGATAACAAAAAAGAAGTCCTTTTCTCGTTAAGAGTAAGGACTTCTTTTTTGTTATTAAGACTCTGATGTAACAACATCTCCGTCTGCGTGAGGTGTATCTCCTCCGGTATTCTGGTGGTGCTGCTCTTCTTCAGCTTTTTTTCTAGCTTCTTCTTCAGCTTTTCTCTTAGCTTCTTCGTCAGCTTTTTTCTTAGCTTCTTCGTCAGCCTTCTTCTTAGCCTCTTCTTCAGCAGCTTTCTTTTGAGCTTCTTCTTGCTGTTTACGTTGTTGTTCTTGTTGCTGTTGTTGCTGTTGCTGTTGTTGCTGTTGCTGTTGTTGCTGTTGTTGCTGTTGTTGCTGTTGTTGTTTACGCTGATCTTCTTCAGCTTTTTTTGTAGCTTCTTCTTGTTTTAGTTTATCTTCATTGGCCTTTTTCTGGGCATCTTCGTCAGCCTTCTTCTTAGCCTCTTCCTCAGCTTTTTTCGCATCTGGAGTTCCGCCAGGCGCAGTGAATGATGCACCAATTGCAGGACTTGTTCCAGTACCCTTTTTCGCTACTACAGAGAAGCTGTAAGTAACACCTGGTTTAATACCACCAAGAGTAGCTGTCGTACCGCTTACTGACAAGCTACCACTAGAACCGTCAGTAGCTTTATAGCTTGCTGCGTATGCATCAACATTTGATGATGGTCCAGACCAGTTCAGTGTCACTGTGCTAGCACCATCGAAAGCGACATTAAGGCCACTAGGTGGATCTACTTTAATTTCTTTAACTGCATCTTTTTTCGCACCTTTAATGTACAGTTCTCCATTTAATTCTTGTACAGAAGAAGGGCGCTCGAAACTAGATTTATCTGTAGCGAATTTGCTCATCATTACTTGGAACATTTGCTGAGCAATTCTAGTAGAACGATCTCCAATGTAATTTTCTGCACTATCTTTTTCATAACCGGTCCATACAGCCATTGTATATTGAGGCGTATATCCTGCGAACCAACTATCTCTGTTTGCATCTGCTGGAATATCGTATTTTTTAATAACAGATTTATCAAAGTTTTGTGTTCCTGTTTTACCAGCAACGTCAAAACCGGGAACATAAGCCGTTGGGCCAGTACCACCACTACCAGGTTTTACGACATCACGAAGTACATCGGTAACCATGTAAGCTGTATAATCGTGCATTGCTCGTTTTTCTTTCGGCTTAAAGCTTTTCTTTTTCCCATCTGGGAAAATAACTTCTTTAACGAAATGAGGCTTATTGTACATACCGTCATTTCCAAATGCTGCATAAGCTCCAGCGACATCTAACGGAGAGCCTTCATTACTACCAATTGCAGTTGATTCAAATACAGTATCATCTTTAAATGTCATGCCTAGACCTTTGGCGAATTCTTTTGATTTATCAAGCCCGACCGCTTGAGCTGTTTTTAAAGCAGGAATATTTAAAGATTTTTTTAGTGCGTCACGTAGGGAGACATCTCCTTTATAACTGTTTGTAGCATTTTTAATTTTTGTACCATCAGAGTATGTGTACTCTGAGTCATTTAATTGATGGTACGTAGACCATTGTAGATTTTCAATAGCTGGACCATAGTCAAAAATAGGTTTCATTGTTGAACCAACTTGACGTTTTAAATCGATAGCCATGTTGTGTCCTTTAAATGTTGATTTGTTTTCTTTACGACCGGCACCGACTGCACGAACTTCTCCAGTTTTCGTATCCATAAATACAAATGAGCCTTGGAATTGATCATTTGGATATTTAATAAGATCTCCATCCATTATTTTATCTGCATAATCTTGAGCTTCAAGGTCGAGATTTGTATGGATTATTAAACCATCAGAGCCAATATTCACATCAGGTATCTCTTTTTCTACTTCTTTGAAAACGGCATCTAAATATGCTTGATAAGGCATTTCAGTTGCATCTGAAGATGGAAGAAGACCTTCTTTTACAGAGATTTGCATAGCGTCGTTCATTTCTTGTTTTGTAATGTAGCCATGACGATTCATTAATGTTAGTACAACATTACGACGATTTGTTGCTCGTTCAACATTTTCTGGTTTTGTTGGATCATAAATGTTAGGACCTTGGGGTAAACCAGCGAGCATTGCAGCTTCATGTAACTTTAAGTCTTTTAAGTCTTTGTTGTAGTATTTTTTTGCTGCAGTTGCAATACCATACGAACGGTTACCTAAGTTGATCTTATTTAAGTACATTTCTAGAATTTCATGTTTAGAGTACTGTTGCTCTAATTTATAAGATAAGTACCATTCTTGCACTTTTCTCTTTGCGGTTTTTTCCATCGTTAGGAAATAGTTTTTAACTACTTGCTGTGTAATTGTACTACCACCTTGTGATCCAAAACCACCAGTGACATTTTCCATAACTGCTTTTGTAGTACGCTTAAAATCAATTCCACTATGATCATAGAAGCGTGAATCTTCAGTCGCAAGGAAGGCATTTTCAACTACTTTTGGAATTTGTTCATATGTAACATGGGTTCGTTTTTCAGCACCATATTCATAGAAGAAATTCCCGTTTTTATCAAGGAATTTTGTTGATAAAGGATTGACAAGTTTTGATTTGTCTAATTTCGGAGCGTCCTTTACCATAACAAAGAAAGCTGAAACGCCGGCAACGAGTCCGACGATACTAAGAAGTAGAAAACCTATAAGGAATTTCTTGAAAAAGGAACCTTTTTTCTTTGGTTTTTCTTCTTTATTTGTTTCTTTCGTTTGATTTTTTACATGATTTCGTTCTGTACGAGAACGATAATTATCTGACATTATACTTTCTCCTACCTTTCATTCTCTCCCCCAAAAGTCGAAAAAAGAGCCTTAGTGATGACTCTATCACGAAAAATAAACCGTGTCTAGTACGCGGATATAATCAATTCGAGGGTGATAACCGCATGATAATAAAGATCCATGCTCTTCTATTTCTTGTTTTGTAATCGATTTACGTCCACCAGTATTTTGACGATTCCAAAATGCAATAATATGTTTTGCATCTAATAAATAAAATTCATCAAAAAGTGTAAATTTAATAATAACAAATGCAATTCCATTATGAGCGATTACTTGCTTCATATGCTCAATTTGATGAAGGTGGAAGTTTTGAAGTGGAAAACTGGTTTTGTTTTTTGTTTCTTTTGCTTCAAAATCGATGTATTTCCCTTTGTATACACCGTTGTAATCTGTTGTAGAAGGTTGTTTGAAATACGCTTCTTTTACCACTGCAGCACTTCGAGCGGGGTAATCTACTTTTACAATTTGAAGAGGTGTAGGTTTTTTATGTACGCATGCAATATTATGGGTTAAGTAATATTGATTGGTTTCATTCAATTCCTCTTCAAGGGACATACCTCTATTACTGTAAGTATGTTTTTTTATTGGTGTTTTATGAGGTTGTGAAGCTTGATCGTACCTTTTTCCATTTGGGTAACGAATGGTCATATTGTGTCCACTCCCAACTTGTTAAGAATTACTTACAAAGGTGATTATATCAAAAAATGAAAAAAGATGTGACCTTTTTCAAGAAAGGTATGGTACTTATTCATGTTTAGCTGGAACGATTACGAAAAAATTAAACAAAACCGTAAGGATATTTTGTGTACAGAAGAGGAGAAAGCTATAGTTCTTAATATTAAGGAGAGAACGGATGTAGCTAACGTAGATAACATTTCACGTACACAATCTTACCAAGAATATTATTTGAGAAATAAAGAAATTAGGTGGTCTTTTTTAGCAAGTATGGTCTCAAGGAATGGGGGATGGAATATGACAGATTTAGAAGGAGAATATTATTCTAATCTTCTACCTCAAACAGTTAAGAGACGATTATTTCTTTGTTATGAGAAAGCTAATTGGATCATTTTCTTAGATGCATTTCCTCAACTATTATTGTATGAAGAAAGTAAAAGGCGATGTGAGCCGCTCTTTCATTTGTTGCAATTTTTCAACATATCAATTTTTATGGAAAAAGAATGGTCATATTTCTGGGAGGAAAAAGATATCAATAGGCTTATGACGGCACTTATTATTAATGAACAAAATAAAATTCAAAAACCAGTAATCGAGAATACATACTTTCAAAAACATGTATTTGATACGGCGGTGTTCAAATTTCAAGAAATACTTCACATTAGTGCAGTTGTTTTTCCGATGATGGAAGGGAGAATGTATGGGTTTTCGGTTTATCAATTTGAAACGTTACAAAAACGTATAGAACTTGGGAAGAAGTTAGCTTGGTTATTATTTCATTCAAAGTATAAAGATTCTTTTTATAAGTTTGCATTGCAAACTAGGCATACGGGATCAAGGATGGATTATGAATGCAATATAAGAGAGATTAGAAAATCAAGTACACCGGCTCTTAGAGATGTGTACGCTATTGTCGCTCACGAAAAATTAATTGAAAAAGATTGGTTTAGTGAAGGGATGGAAATGGAGTCTTTATTTGTACTTGAAAAACCAAAGGGGGGAATTAATATAACAGAATGGTATAGAATGAAGAGGGAGCAAATACATACTCTTTCTATATTAAGTAGTTTTGTTAAAAGAATAGATGAGTTCATGATATAATCAAAAAGTCCCGCCTTCCTACATGAAGGCGGGGCTTCTTGATTAAAAGTAATATGTTCTTCAACAAATTACTTTTTACTTCGCTATTTGCCGGCAGTACGACTTTAACCTCAGCACTTATCGAAAGCAAATAGGGAAGGTTAGACTGGAAATTAGCTATTTGTAAAAGCCGCTTTGGTTAAAGGGTCATTTTATCCCGCTATTTGTGGGCGGTAAAACTCCCACCTCAAAATTCGGCTGGAGCAAAGAAGTTAGGTGGGAGCCTTACTGCCCGTAAACGCTCGATTGGTGAAGGCTAATAATCAGTGGGGACGAACAAAACCCTCACTAATTAAAGTTTTACTTTATGTAGCGGGGTAATTTGGACCATCAAGCTTTGGATTACCAGTCTCAGGTTTGTTTTGTTGTTTGTTTTGTTTTTTCTTTTTTTCATTTTTATTTTTTGTCATCGTAATACACCTCCTTTTTGTATTGTTACCATTTCTAAAAATGGCATACAAAATGATTTCTTTGACGAATATCAACTAGTTTTGTCATGTGAGCAGGAGTAACCAATCAATCGGCGAAATTACATGACAAAGGAAAGGCAAAGAAGGGGGCGTTTTAAATATGGCGATGGTTCAGAAGGAAGATGTTATGAAAAAAATGGATCAAATGTTAAGTTCTCTCGATTTGCTGGAAATGAATATTGGGATTAGAATGAATCACGCATTGAAGGATAAAGTTGAAAAAATATGCAATAAGATAGAAATAACAGAAATGCATATCGAGCATATGGAAAATAAATTAGTGCATCACGAAGAAAAAGGGAGCTGGGTAAAGACATTTCAAAACGTCGTAGTGAGTGCATAATAAGGTGGGAATAAAATGAAATATGAAGCATTAATCCAGTCTTCGGAGAAGTTAATGCAGTATAATGATGAAGCCAATGTAAAGAAAAGAGAAATGGATGAATATGATTT
This genomic interval from Bacillus cereus contains the following:
- a CDS encoding YpmA family protein, which translates into the protein MDKKIEVLSTTRIKYSSDLYKIVDSLNRTLKEQDLMFGLALDEKDKETAVFTIYRT
- a CDS encoding DUF5590 domain-containing protein, which produces MKKWIFAIVIVIVASGIYGAYVYNKAMEKKIPKEAKSVEIAKEKAKLTKVKSVDYYNGNSSYTVVQGVDEKGEQIIVWVPDKKGNVLVKKKSEGISEKEALQKLAEQATGEGAEPKPKPKEIIKVKLGAQNDIPLWEITYIDQEDRYTYYYLEFQNGVYAGHYSIEK
- the aspB gene encoding aspartate transaminase AspB, producing MKLAKRVAALTPSATLEITAKAQALKAEGHDVIGLGAGEPDFNTPEHIMDAAHKAMLEGHTKYTPTGGLQALKQEIVKKFTRDQGIAYDPSEIIVCNGAKHALYTLFQVLLDEGDEVIIPTPYWVSYPEQVKLAGGKPVYVEGLEGNEYKITAKQLREAITEKTKAVIINSPSNPTGMIYSKEELQQLGEVCLEHDILIVSDEIYEKLIYGDAEYTSIAQLSNALKEQTLIINGVSKSHSMTGWRIGYAAGNKQLIKAMTNLASHSTSNPTSIAQYGAIAAYAGSQEPVETMRQAFEERLNIIYDKLIQIPGFTCIKPQGAFYLFPNVKEAVALAGYDTVDEWAKALLEEEKVALVPGTGFGAPNNVRLSYATSLEQVEKALERIHTFMKSKVQA
- the dnaD gene encoding DNA replication protein DnaD, encoding MKKKMMLQWFEQGSIAIPKLLMMHYKKLGLNETEFMVVLHVHTFLESGNSFPTPSEISERMTITEMKCMEVIQTLIQKGFLALEGGQRSEAMMCESYSLQPLWEKILHFLMNESIEEEQKEQKQIQVNLYTVFEKEFGRPLSPFECETLGMWEDQDQHHPNLIQAALREAVMSGKLNFRYIDRILFEWKKNGIKTVDQAQNQGQKFRANQQRTQQTTKQETKFTGKVPFYNWLEQ
- the nth gene encoding endonuclease III, with the translated sequence MLNKTQIRYCLDTMADMYPEAHCELIHDNPFELVIAVALSAQCTDALVNKVTKNLFQKYKTPEDYLSVSLEELQQDIRSIGLFRNKAKNIQKLCRMLLDDYNGKVPEDRDELTKLPGVGRKTANVVVSVAFGIPAIAVDTHVERVSKRLAICRWKDSVLEVEKTLMKKIPMDEWGVTHHRMIFFGRYYCKAQRTQCEECRLLEICREGKKRMKGK
- a CDS encoding YpoC family protein, translating into MERVIEIPKEFRYVPFFKKSANSITYNTDQSFEEIIQNTYFIFDIERQYEPWNEIETSIPAVLNVWKSRHEEIATLFRNRKKQEAEGPMILFAAHLLSVVYWLNEKPVHSLNEMQVNTNELEAQPVNFIERYSFIIKKPSNYHSYIQLAQLYIEIEKLHVKKMITKKKSFSR
- a CDS encoding penicillin-binding protein 1A, which produces MSDNYRSRTERNHVKNQTKETNKEEKPKKKGSFFKKFLIGFLLLSIVGLVAGVSAFFVMVKDAPKLDKSKLVNPLSTKFLDKNGNFFYEYGAEKRTHVTYEQIPKVVENAFLATEDSRFYDHSGIDFKRTTKAVMENVTGGFGSQGGSTITQQVVKNYFLTMEKTAKRKVQEWYLSYKLEQQYSKHEILEMYLNKINLGNRSYGIATAAKKYYNKDLKDLKLHEAAMLAGLPQGPNIYDPTKPENVERATNRRNVVLTLMNRHGYITKQEMNDAMQISVKEGLLPSSDATEMPYQAYLDAVFKEVEKEIPDVNIGSDGLIIHTNLDLEAQDYADKIMDGDLIKYPNDQFQGSFVFMDTKTGEVRAVGAGRKENKSTFKGHNMAIDLKRQVGSTMKPIFDYGPAIENLQWSTYHQLNDSEYTYSDGTKIKNATNSYKGDVSLRDALKKSLNIPALKTAQAVGLDKSKEFAKGLGMTFKDDTVFESTAIGSNEGSPLDVAGAYAAFGNDGMYNKPHFVKEVIFPDGKKKSFKPKEKRAMHDYTAYMVTDVLRDVVKPGSGGTGPTAYVPGFDVAGKTGTQNFDKSVIKKYDIPADANRDSWFAGYTPQYTMAVWTGYEKDSAENYIGDRSTRIAQQMFQVMMSKFATDKSSFERPSSVQELNGELYIKGAKKDAVKEIKVDPPSGLNVAFDGASTVTLNWSGPSSNVDAYAASYKATDGSSGSLSVSGTTATLGGIKPGVTYSFSVVAKKGTGTSPAIGASFTAPGGTPDAKKAEEEAKKKADEDAQKKANEDKLKQEEATKKAEEDQRKQQQQQQQQQQQQQQQQQQQQQQQQEQQRKQQEEAQKKAAEEEAKKKADEEAKKKADEEAKRKAEEEARKKAEEEQHHQNTGGDTPHADGDVVTSES
- the recU gene encoding Holliday junction resolvase RecU, translated to MTIRYPNGKRYDQASQPHKTPIKKHTYSNRGMSLEEELNETNQYYLTHNIACVHKKPTPLQIVKVDYPARSAAVVKEAYFKQPSTTDYNGVYKGKYIDFEAKETKNKTSFPLQNFHLHQIEHMKQVIAHNGIAFVIIKFTLFDEFYLLDAKHIIAFWNRQNTGGRKSITKQEIEEHGSLLSCGYHPRIDYIRVLDTVYFS
- a CDS encoding DUF2515 domain-containing protein, producing MFSWNDYEKIKQNRKDILCTEEEKAIVLNIKERTDVANVDNISRTQSYQEYYLRNKEIRWSFLASMVSRNGGWNMTDLEGEYYSNLLPQTVKRRLFLCYEKANWIIFLDAFPQLLLYEESKRRCEPLFHLLQFFNISIFMEKEWSYFWEEKDINRLMTALIINEQNKIQKPVIENTYFQKHVFDTAVFKFQEILHISAVVFPMMEGRMYGFSVYQFETLQKRIELGKKLAWLLFHSKYKDSFYKFALQTRHTGSRMDYECNIREIRKSSTPALRDVYAIVAHEKLIEKDWFSEGMEMESLFVLEKPKGGINITEWYRMKREQIHTLSILSSFVKRIDEFMI
- a CDS encoding phage portal protein yields the protein MIFVKEIILYAIFRNGNNTKRRCITMTKNKNEKKKKQNKQQNKPETGNPKLDGPNYPAT